From the Calonectris borealis chromosome 4, bCalBor7.hap1.2, whole genome shotgun sequence genome, one window contains:
- the MGAT4D gene encoding alpha-1,3-mannosyl-glycoprotein 4-beta-N-acetylglucosaminyltransferase-like protein MGAT4D isoform X3, translating into MYKSQFLELRQRLLYAEKENKKRSHELSSALDEIKRVVARRMNLTSNHTDDMKWKVLNLTRKLPVHITNMYYYLPHLREYEDAIFPNVIFGQQRTGVSLVMGIPTVKREKQDYLINTLHSLLYELSEEQKNDCVIIIFVAEVNAEYVNSVAESIKTSFPREIQSGVLEVISPPASYYPDLSNLKKTFGDSEDRVRWRTKQNLDYSFLMLYAQPKGTLYLQLEDDIIAKPDYIQSIQNFAAKQSQDWMILEFSQLGFIGKLFKSEDLPLIVEFFLMFYKDKPIDWLIDHLLWVKVCNPEKDAIHCEKEKAKLRIRAKPSLFQHVGIYSSLAGKIQNLKDKDFGKNVLHRPHNNPPAKVDTSLRIYQQYTLEKFYTGKDCFWASAPVAGDYIRFTFLNPLKVEKYLFRSGNMEHPGDKLFNTTVEVLPADEMLRKELVDNGSKFNYPATKDGYLKIGAFENGIAEGSISQSIGKIQAIRLSVNSDSPVWAILSEVLIKTSEN; encoded by the exons ATGATATGAAGTGGAAAGTGTTAAACCTCACCAGAAAACTCCCCGTGCACATTACAAACATGTACTACTATCTACCTCACCTTCGAGAATATGAAGATGCCATTTTCCCAAATGTTATTTTTGGGCAACAGAGAACTGGAG TCTCACTGGTGATGGGTATTCCTActgtgaaaagggaaaaacaagattATCTGATTAATACACTGCACTCCCTACTGTACGAactttctgaagagcaaaagaaCGACTGTGTAATAATCATCTTTGTAGCAGAG gtgAATGCAGAATATGTTAACAGTGTTGCAGAAAGTATTAAAACCAG CTTCCCCAGAGAAATCCAGTCTGGAGTCCTAGAGGTtatttctcctcctgcttcttaTTATCCAGATCTTTCCAACCTGAAGAAAACATTTGGGGATTCAGAGGACAGAGTAAG GTGGAGAACTAAGCAGAATTTGGATTATAGCTTTTTAATGCTATACGCCCAACCTAAAGGAACACTTTATTTACAG ctggaagATGATATTATAGCCAAACCTGATTACATTCAAAGTATACAAAACTTTGCTGCTAAACAGTCCCAAGATTGGATGATTCTCGAGTTCTCCCAACTTGGATTTATTG GAAAATTGTTTAAATCAGAAGACCTGCCACTCATAGTGGAATTTTTTCTCATGTTCTATAAAGATAAGCCCATAGACTGGCTTATAGACCACCTGCTCTGGGTTAAAGTGTGCAATCCAGAAAAGGATGCA atacactgtgaaaaggaaaaggcaaagttACGTATCCGTGCTAAACCATCTCTCTTTCAGCATGTGGGAATTTATTCATCATTAGCTGGGAAGATACAGAATTTGAAA GATAAAGATTTTGGCAAAAATGTGCTACATAGACCACATAATAATCCACCTGCAAAAGTGGATACAAGCCTAAGAATATACCAGCAATATACCTTGGAAAAATTTTATACAGGAAAAGACTGTTTTTGGGCTTCAGCTCCAGTGGCAGGGGACTACATCCGCTTCACCTTTTTAAATCCACTAAAAGTTGAAAA GTACCTCTTCAGAAGTGGAAACATGGAGCACCCTGGTGATAAACTGTTTAACACTACCGTGGAAGTCTTGCCAGCTGAT gAAATGCTAAGAAAAGAACTGGTTGACAATGGAAGTAAATTTAACTACCCAGCAACAAAAGACGGATATTTAAAAATAG gggCTTTTGAAAATGGAATTGCAGAAGGCAGTATCAGTCAGTCAATAGGAAAAATACAGGCTATTCGTTTATCAGTCAATTCTGATTCTCCTGTATGGGCAATACTTAGTGAG gtacTTATCAAGacatctgaaaactga